In Leptolyngbya sp. SIO1E4, one DNA window encodes the following:
- a CDS encoding DUF1622 domain-containing protein, translating into MALIEHLEGNLAVFVAFAELVLEAISILCVVIGLVKTIQLILALRRRHRNREAFPFNQVRLRFGSWLALALECQLGADVLATTVAPTLEALGKLAIVALIRTFLNFFLNKELEAELKFENQRYEQKLLFTEEGE; encoded by the coding sequence ATGGCACTGATCGAACATTTAGAAGGGAACTTGGCGGTTTTTGTCGCGTTCGCCGAGCTTGTCTTAGAGGCCATTTCCATTCTCTGCGTTGTCATCGGGCTGGTTAAAACAATTCAGCTAATTCTGGCGCTCAGGCGTCGCCATCGCAATCGTGAAGCTTTTCCCTTTAATCAGGTACGGCTGCGGTTTGGCAGCTGGCTAGCCCTCGCGTTGGAATGTCAGCTGGGGGCCGATGTGTTAGCCACGACCGTAGCCCCCACGCTAGAAGCCCTGGGCAAACTCGCGATCGTTGCTTTGATTCGAACGTTTTTGAACTTCTTCCTCAACAAAGAGCTGGAGGCAGAACTGAAATTTGAAAATCAGCGCTACGAGCAGAAACTCCTGTTCACAGAAGAGGGGGAGTAG
- a CDS encoding YccF domain-containing protein codes for MSLLGNIIWLIFGGFMSGIAYIVGGLSTCLTIIGIPFGIETIKLGFATFAPFGKEIKVNANANSTLLLILNVIWVFLFGWAIALNHLFWGALLAITIIGLPFAKQHFKLMILAIMPFGRSLV; via the coding sequence ATGAGCTTATTGGGCAACATCATCTGGCTGATTTTTGGCGGGTTTATGAGCGGTATTGCCTACATTGTGGGAGGGCTGAGCACCTGCCTGACTATCATTGGCATTCCCTTCGGCATTGAAACCATCAAGCTAGGGTTTGCGACCTTTGCCCCCTTCGGTAAAGAAATCAAAGTCAACGCTAACGCGAACTCCACACTGTTGCTGATCCTCAACGTGATTTGGGTATTTCTATTTGGCTGGGCGATCGCGCTCAACCATCTCTTTTGGGGGGCGCTGCTGGCTATCACGATCATTGGGTTGCCCTTTGCCAAACAGCACTTCAAGCTTATGATCTTGGCAATCATGCCCTTTGGTCGCAGTCTCGTCTGA